In Pongo abelii isolate AG06213 chromosome 22, NHGRI_mPonAbe1-v2.0_pri, whole genome shotgun sequence, the following are encoded in one genomic region:
- the LOC100447438 gene encoding uncharacterized protein LOC100447438 isoform X2 → MAAQGVGPGPGSAAPPGLEAARQKLALRRKKVLSTEEMELYELAQAAGGGIDPDVFKEKQRQRCPRGSIGPGGTQQPRRIQPEDATPAQRYQAAQGGRAWEEPYAGQHLGWGRDLSHLCPQQRLHVISFG, encoded by the exons ATGGCGGCGCAGGGTGTAGGGCCTGGGCCGGGGTCGGCGGCGCCCCCGGGGCTGGAGGCGGCCCGGCAGAAGCTGGCGCTGCGGCGGAAGAAGGTGCTGAGCACCGAGGAGATGGAGCTGTACGAGCTGGCGCAGGCGGCGGGCGGCGGTATCGACCCCGACGTGTTCAA GGAGAAACAAAGGCAGCGCTGCCCTCGGGGGAGCATTGGCCCTGGCGGAACGCAGCAGCCGCGAAGGATCCAGCCAGAGGATGCCACGCCAGCCCAGCGCTACCAGGCTGCCCAAGGGGGGCGGGCCTGGGAAGAGCCCTACGCGGGGCAGCACCTAGGATGGGGCAGAGACTTGTCACATCTTTGTCCCCAGCAAAGGCTGCATGTTATCTCCTTCGGTTGA
- the LOC100447438 gene encoding mitotic-spindle organizing protein 2B isoform X1: protein MAAQGVGPGPGSAAPPGLEAARQKLALRRKKVLSTEEMELYELAQAAGGGIDPDVFKILVDLLKLNVAPLAVFQMLKSMCAGQRLASEPQDPAAVSLPTSSVPETRGRNKGSAALGGALALAERSSREGSSQRMPRQPSATRLPKGGGPGKSPTRGST, encoded by the exons ATGGCGGCGCAGGGTGTAGGGCCTGGGCCGGGGTCGGCGGCGCCCCCGGGGCTGGAGGCGGCCCGGCAGAAGCTGGCGCTGCGGCGGAAGAAGGTGCTGAGCACCGAGGAGATGGAGCTGTACGAGCTGGCGCAGGCGGCGGGCGGCGGTATCGACCCCGACGTGTTCAA GATCCTGGTGGACCTGCTGAAGCTGAACGTGGCCCCCCTCGCCGTCTTCCAGATGCTCAAGTCCATGTGTGCCGGGCAGAGGCTAGCGAGCGAGCCCCAGGACCCTGCGGCCGTGTCTCTGCCCACGTCGAGCGTGCCCGAGACCCGAG GGAGAAACAAAGGCAGCGCTGCCCTCGGGGGAGCATTGGCCCTGGCGGAACGCAGCAGCCGCGAAGGATCCAGCCAGAGGATGCCACGCCAGCCCAGCGCTACCAGGCTGCCCAAGGGGGGCGGGCCTGGGAAGAGCCCTACGCGGGGCAGCACCTAG
- the LOC134760849 gene encoding uncharacterized protein LOC134760849, with translation MVEPPSLLVLSACCFCSRWLSEMQHNFPGQRKEAQSWLPAWKHEETRTGILRRRGEQAAFMGGVPGPGHPRLLTQEGPGTFVLASSLTLALSDLFVSLSDLQRPTFSLPGTVAPLQGPPFPPARSLRRLRFCSTARLPHTRLSLQAPRVPSASLAACSLLLQVAFIGLSMGVGALPCFHGNCLSPGGPSSFELQGQHHAGHCCPAA, from the coding sequence ATGGTGGAGCCTCCGTCCCTGCTCGTCCTCTCCGCATGTTGCTTCTGCTCCCGATGGCTCTCTGAAATGCAGCACAACTTCCCAGGCCAAAGGAAGGAGGCCCAGAGCTGGCTCCCTGCCTGGAAGCACGAGGAGACCCGCACAGGCATCCTGAGAAGGCGTGGAGAGCAGGCTGCCTTCATGGGGGGAGTGCCAGGGCCTGGGCACCCACGCCTCCTGACCCAAGAGGGCCCGGGCACCTTCGTGCTGGCCTCTTCACTGACCCTCGCTCTGTCTGATCTCTTTGTGTCTCTTTCTGACCTCCAGAGGCCTACTTTCTCTCTGCCAGGAACAGTAGCCCCCCTGCAAGGCCCTCCTTTTCCTCCAGCCCGCAGCCTGCGGCGTCTCCGGTTCTGCTCCACAGCCCGGCTGCCACACACTCGCCTCTCTCTCCAGGCCCCCCGGGTTCCCTCCGCCTCTCTTGCTGCCTGTTCTCTCCTTTTGCAGGTTGCGTTTATTGGCTTATCTATGGGGGTTGGTGCTCTCCCTTGTTTCCATGGAAACTGCCTGTCCCCAGGAGGCCCAAGCAGCTTTGAGCTGCAAGGGCAGCACCATGCAGGCCACTGCTGCCCTGCTGCTTAG